Proteins encoded by one window of Candidatus Pelagibacter giovannonii:
- a CDS encoding ribonuclease J, with translation MKDELLFCPLGGSGEIGMNMNLFAYGKPGEHKWIMVDIGVTFADDTLPGIDLIYPDPGFIVDKKEDLLGIILTHAHEDHIGAIAHLWPQLKCKIFATPFTAVLIKEKLKEKNIDATNYLKIVQLNGTVDLDPFKIEYITLTHSILEPNGLRIETPAGVILHTGDWKIDPEPLIGEKINSDRLKEIGKEGVLAMVCDSTNVFSMGKAGSELDVRKSLLNIMGSLKKRIVMASFASNVARMETAFYCAEKTGRQISLVGRSMHRIFKAARQCGYLKNVIEPIDAREAKKIAREKIIYLCTGSQGEPMAALMRISSYTHPDVFIEKDDAVIFSSKIIPGNEKKLYKLQNQLVRDGIEVISEESEFVHVSGHPNRDDLREMYDWVKPQCAVPVHGEHRHMIEHMKFAHEMKVPHPVQVENGDIVKLAPGKPHVFDKAPSGRLYLDGNMSVEEDAQSIKDRKNIAANGYMEVTILITAKGNIHKRPVLTFRGLPVYDADEFIYELEEAIEKTTRTFSIKSKKQEYNLIDALKITCRKCAKELTGKRPFININLVRI, from the coding sequence ATGAAAGATGAACTATTATTTTGCCCTTTAGGAGGGTCTGGAGAAATTGGCATGAATATGAACTTGTTTGCCTATGGAAAACCAGGTGAACATAAATGGATCATGGTTGATATAGGGGTTACATTTGCTGATGATACCTTACCGGGAATTGATCTTATTTACCCAGATCCTGGATTTATAGTTGATAAAAAAGAAGATCTTTTAGGAATTATTTTAACTCATGCACATGAAGATCATATAGGGGCAATTGCACATCTTTGGCCTCAATTAAAATGCAAAATTTTTGCAACTCCATTTACTGCAGTTTTAATAAAAGAAAAACTTAAAGAAAAGAACATTGATGCAACTAATTATTTAAAAATAGTTCAATTAAATGGAACGGTAGATTTAGATCCTTTTAAAATAGAGTACATCACATTAACTCACTCAATTCTTGAACCTAATGGTCTTAGAATTGAAACTCCAGCAGGTGTAATACTACATACAGGAGATTGGAAAATTGACCCAGAACCATTGATTGGTGAAAAAATTAATTCTGACAGACTTAAAGAAATTGGTAAAGAAGGTGTCCTTGCTATGGTTTGTGATTCAACAAATGTATTTAGTATGGGAAAAGCTGGTTCAGAGCTAGATGTTAGAAAAAGTTTATTAAATATTATGGGTAGCCTTAAAAAAAGAATTGTTATGGCTTCTTTTGCATCAAATGTTGCACGTATGGAAACAGCTTTTTATTGTGCAGAAAAAACCGGTAGACAAATATCCTTAGTAGGAAGATCTATGCATAGAATATTTAAAGCCGCAAGACAATGTGGTTATTTAAAAAATGTTATTGAACCTATAGATGCACGTGAAGCAAAAAAAATTGCTAGGGAAAAAATAATTTACCTTTGTACTGGTAGTCAGGGTGAGCCTATGGCAGCACTAATGAGAATTTCAAGCTATACTCATCCAGATGTATTTATCGAGAAAGATGATGCTGTTATTTTTTCATCTAAAATTATTCCAGGTAATGAAAAAAAATTATACAAATTACAAAATCAATTAGTTAGGGATGGTATTGAAGTTATATCAGAGGAAAGTGAATTTGTTCATGTTTCTGGCCACCCAAATAGAGATGATCTAAGAGAAATGTATGATTGGGTTAAACCTCAATGTGCAGTCCCTGTTCATGGAGAACACAGACACATGATTGAACATATGAAATTCGCACACGAAATGAAAGTTCCACACCCGGTTCAAGTAGAAAACGGTGATATTGTAAAATTAGCTCCAGGTAAACCGCATGTTTTTGATAAAGCTCCAAGTGGTAGACTTTATTTAGATGGGAATATGAGTGTCGAAGAAGATGCTCAATCAATTAAAGATAGAAAAAATATAGCTGCTAATGGATATATGGAGGTTACTATTTTAATTACTGCAAAGGGTAATATTCATAAAAGACCTGTATTAACCTTTAGAGGGTTGCCTGTTTATGATGCTGATGAATTCATCTATGAATTAGAAGAGGCAATAGAAAAAACAACTAGAACCTTTTCTATAAAAAGCAAAAAACAAGAATATAATTTAATTGATGCATTAAAAATTACATGTAGAAAATGTGCCAAAGAATTGACTGGTAAAAGACCATTTATAAATATCAATCTAGTAAGAATCTAG
- a CDS encoding NADH-quinone oxidoreductase subunit J, which translates to MLAHAIFFYTFSFIAIVSAIMVTVSKNTVHSVFFLILDFISISCLFIMIGAEFLGMIMLIIYVGAVAVLFLFVVMMLNVAQQKNQWFSAEKSSKHIPIGIIVSLLIFFELIIVIGGWKYKPDLVSAMSLTIDKDITNTHSIGYVLYTDYIHVFQLSGMILLVAMIGAIVLTFRQRPGVKRQSYFSQISRERSDGVELIDVESNKGVKSDE; encoded by the coding sequence ATGTTAGCCCACGCAATATTTTTTTATACTTTTTCATTTATAGCAATCGTTTCTGCTATAATGGTAACAGTATCAAAAAATACTGTTCATTCAGTTTTTTTTTTAATTTTAGACTTCATAAGTATTTCATGCCTATTCATAATGATTGGTGCTGAATTTTTAGGAATGATTATGTTGATTATTTATGTGGGAGCTGTTGCTGTCTTATTTTTATTTGTAGTTATGATGCTTAATGTAGCCCAACAGAAAAATCAATGGTTCAGTGCAGAGAAAAGTTCAAAACATATTCCTATAGGAATAATAGTTAGCTTGTTAATATTTTTTGAATTAATAATAGTAATTGGTGGATGGAAATATAAACCTGATCTTGTTTCAGCTATGTCTTTAACAATTGATAAAGATATAACTAATACTCATTCAATCGGATACGTTTTATATACAGACTATATTCATGTTTTTCAATTAAGTGGAATGATTTTATTAGTTGCAATGATTGGTGCTATTGTCCTTACATTCAGGCAAAGACCCGGTGTTAAAAGACAAAGTTATTTTAGTCAGATATCTCGTGAAAGATCTGATGGTGTTGAATTAATTGATGTTGAGAGTAATAAAGGAGTTAAATCTGATGAATGA
- a CDS encoding type III pantothenate kinase — protein MIIVGDIGNTETKICLVNSKNIIIKRVTLSTKKISHSLLNKSLFGLGLKDKSINKCLFCSVVPKSFNKIKNFFNKTYRIKCHELKKLKLNKLVKIKVNYKQIGSDRLANAISVINNKDNFIILDFGTATTFDVLIKNTYHGGVIAPGVKLSLDTLTDKATQIPKISLKKTNKVVGLNTISAVRAGFFWGYEGLIDNIVNLIKKETKMSFKIIITGGFSKLFKNSTKTKVTLNKDITINGLIRATTLIK, from the coding sequence ATGATTATTGTTGGTGATATAGGAAACACAGAAACTAAAATTTGTTTGGTAAACTCTAAAAATATCATTATTAAAAGAGTTACTTTATCAACAAAAAAAATAAGTCACTCTCTACTTAATAAATCTTTATTTGGTCTAGGTTTAAAAGACAAATCAATTAATAAATGTCTATTTTGCAGCGTTGTACCAAAATCATTTAATAAAATTAAAAACTTTTTTAATAAAACTTATAGAATTAAGTGTCACGAGCTTAAGAAACTTAAGTTAAACAAATTAGTTAAGATTAAAGTTAACTATAAACAAATTGGTTCAGATAGATTGGCAAACGCTATTAGCGTTATTAATAACAAGGATAATTTTATAATTTTAGATTTTGGGACCGCTACAACATTTGATGTTTTGATTAAAAACACCTATCATGGTGGTGTTATTGCACCTGGAGTTAAGCTTTCACTTGATACGTTGACTGATAAGGCAACGCAAATCCCAAAGATTAGTTTAAAAAAAACAAATAAAGTCGTTGGTTTAAATACTATTAGTGCAGTAAGAGCTGGTTTTTTTTGGGGTTATGAGGGTTTAATTGACAATATTGTTAATTTAATTAAGAAAGAGACCAAGATGTCCTTTAAAATAATTATTACTGGAGGATTTTCCAAGTTATTTAAAAATTCAACAAAAACGAAAGTTACATTAAATAAAGATATTACAATTAATGGCCTAATCAGAGCCACCACTTTAATTAAATAA
- the nuoN gene encoding NADH-quinone oxidoreductase subunit NuoN, whose product MDNLNFILPEVFISLSIMFLLLLGVYKKNSSNIVHNLAVGSLLITGILIFNNPLDKNVSLFNNGYIIDNLSSFMKILTILGGAFVLSISTRYLKICKIFLIEYPVLVLSSILGMMVMISSNDLMVFYIGLELQSLALYVLASFNRDQLKSSESGLKYFVLSALSSGLLLYGCSLVYGFSGSTNFNVIGDAMNSSHYGLTFGIVFILVGLAFKISAVPFHMWAPDVYEGSPTAVTLFFAIVPKVAALTVFIRFLYVPFVNMIDQWQPILIFLSIASMIFGAIAAIGQNNLKRLIAYSSIGHMGYALAGLSTGSNEGIQSSVVYMSIYLVMNLAFFSCLLMLKRNDVYYETIGDLSGLSKKHPILSLSLLAILFSLAGIPPLAGFFAKFYIFKAVIEQSMYFLAIVGLLSTVIAAFYYLKIIKVIYFDKEKEGYDTDHNIWLKGSLTFSTLLILLYFIFPSKLVEIVSRINII is encoded by the coding sequence ATGGATAACTTAAACTTTATATTACCTGAGGTTTTTATTTCTTTGTCTATAATGTTTTTATTACTTCTCGGTGTGTACAAAAAAAATAGTTCTAATATTGTCCATAATCTTGCAGTGGGTTCTTTGTTGATTACCGGTATTTTAATTTTTAATAATCCATTAGATAAAAATGTTTCATTATTTAATAATGGTTACATTATAGATAATCTCTCATCTTTTATGAAGATCCTTACAATTTTAGGAGGTGCTTTTGTTTTATCAATTTCAACAAGATATTTGAAAATATGTAAAATTTTCTTAATAGAATATCCAGTTTTAGTTCTTTCTTCAATTTTAGGTATGATGGTAATGATCAGTTCAAATGATCTCATGGTTTTTTATATAGGTCTTGAGTTACAGTCTTTAGCTTTGTATGTTTTGGCTTCATTTAATCGAGATCAATTAAAGTCATCTGAATCTGGGCTAAAATATTTTGTTTTAAGTGCTTTATCATCAGGATTATTGCTATATGGATGTTCTTTAGTTTATGGGTTTTCAGGATCAACTAATTTTAATGTTATTGGTGATGCAATGAACTCTTCACATTACGGTTTAACTTTCGGAATTGTTTTTATACTTGTTGGTCTAGCATTTAAGATATCAGCTGTACCATTTCACATGTGGGCACCAGATGTATATGAAGGCTCTCCGACTGCTGTCACATTATTTTTTGCAATTGTGCCAAAAGTTGCTGCACTCACTGTATTCATAAGATTTTTATATGTTCCTTTCGTTAATATGATCGATCAATGGCAACCTATATTAATTTTTTTATCAATTGCGTCTATGATCTTTGGAGCAATTGCTGCAATTGGTCAAAATAATCTCAAAAGGTTGATTGCATATAGTTCAATTGGCCATATGGGTTATGCATTAGCTGGTTTGTCTACTGGTTCTAACGAAGGTATTCAAAGCTCTGTTGTATACATGTCGATATACCTGGTTATGAATCTTGCTTTTTTTAGCTGTCTATTGATGTTGAAGAGAAATGATGTGTACTACGAGACTATTGGTGATTTATCAGGATTATCAAAAAAACATCCAATTTTATCCTTATCGTTACTAGCTATCCTTTTTTCATTGGCAGGAATTCCTCCATTAGCTGGCTTTTTTGCAAAATTCTATATTTTTAAGGCTGTTATAGAGCAGTCAATGTACTTCTTGGCCATTGTAGGTCTCTTATCAACAGTAATAGCTGCTTTTTATTATCTAAAAATAATCAAGGTTATTTACTTTGATAAAGAAAAGGAAGGTTACGACACTGATCATAATATTTGGTTAAAAGGATCATTAACTTTTTCAACATTATTAATTCTCTTATACTTTATTTTTCCAAGCAAATTGGTGGAAATTGTATCTAGAATTAATATTATTTAA
- the nuoI gene encoding NADH-quinone oxidoreductase subunit NuoI, with protein MKISRIFKTIFLLDFLGGLNIAIKEIFKSKKTINYPFEKGKISPRFRGEHALRRYPNGEERCIACKLCEAVCPAQAITIESSERADGSRKTTRYDIDMMKCIYCGLCEESCPVDAIVQGPNFEFSTETREELYYNKDKLLDNGDRWENILAANIKADNSHR; from the coding sequence ATGAAAATTTCAAGAATATTTAAAACAATTTTTTTATTAGATTTTTTAGGTGGCCTAAACATTGCTATCAAAGAAATATTTAAATCTAAAAAAACTATAAATTATCCTTTTGAAAAGGGAAAAATAAGTCCAAGATTTAGAGGGGAACATGCCTTAAGAAGATACCCTAACGGTGAAGAAAGATGTATTGCATGTAAATTATGTGAAGCTGTTTGCCCAGCTCAAGCAATAACAATTGAATCCTCAGAAAGAGCTGATGGCAGTAGAAAAACTACTAGGTATGATATTGATATGATGAAGTGTATTTACTGTGGTCTTTGTGAAGAGTCATGCCCAGTGGATGCTATCGTACAAGGGCCTAATTTTGAATTCTCAACAGAAACTAGAGAAGAACTTTATTATAATAAAGATAAATTACTTGATAATGGTGATAGATGGGAAAATATTTTAGCAGCTAATATTAAAGCAGATAACTCTCATAGATAA
- the nuoK gene encoding NADH-quinone oxidoreductase subunit NuoK has protein sequence MNDIGLGHYLTLAAIIFTIGVVGLFLNRKNIIVILMSIELILLAVNINLVAFSIFLNDITGQIFTLFILTVAAAEAAIGLAIIVVYYRNSSTIRVEEINSLKG, from the coding sequence ATGAATGATATAGGTTTAGGTCATTATCTTACATTAGCAGCAATAATTTTTACTATTGGCGTAGTTGGATTATTTTTAAATAGAAAAAACATTATAGTAATATTAATGAGTATTGAACTTATTCTTTTAGCGGTAAATATTAATTTAGTCGCTTTCTCTATTTTCTTGAATGATATTACTGGACAAATTTTTACTCTCTTTATATTAACAGTAGCTGCTGCAGAAGCAGCCATAGGTTTAGCAATAATAGTTGTTTATTATCGAAACTCTTCAACAATTAGAGTTGAAGAAATAAATAGTTTGAAGGGATAA
- a CDS encoding biotin--[acetyl-CoA-carboxylase] ligase: MKLKKFNFKIVNSTNDLAIQIIKNTNNKSGIVIADRQKKGRGQYGKKWTSFKGNLFISIFFQINKVQLSLKDLTKVNCLLIKKLLSNFYNGKITIKKPNDLLIKKMKISGILQEILIKSGKKFIIIGVGINLIKSPTIKDYLTTNLFDLTGIKITPNNAALKLKKIYETFIPMFHKFNIKNLDRNLK, from the coding sequence ATGAAATTAAAAAAATTCAATTTTAAAATTGTAAATAGTACAAACGATCTAGCTATACAAATAATTAAAAATACCAATAACAAATCAGGAATTGTAATTGCTGATAGACAAAAAAAGGGAAGGGGTCAATATGGAAAAAAATGGACTTCTTTTAAGGGAAATTTATTTATTAGTATTTTTTTTCAAATTAACAAAGTTCAATTATCATTGAAAGATTTGACAAAAGTTAACTGTCTTTTAATTAAAAAATTATTATCAAATTTTTATAATGGTAAAATTACAATTAAAAAACCAAATGATTTGTTGATAAAAAAAATGAAAATTTCAGGTATCTTGCAGGAGATATTAATCAAATCTGGTAAAAAATTTATTATTATTGGAGTGGGTATAAATTTGATTAAGAGTCCAACTATAAAAGATTATTTAACTACAAATCTTTTTGACCTAACTGGTATCAAAATTACCCCTAATAATGCTGCTTTAAAGCTAAAAAAAATTTACGAAACTTTTATTCCAATGTTTCATAAATTTAATATAAAAAACTTAGATAGAAATTTAAAATGA
- a CDS encoding NADH-quinone oxidoreductase subunit M — translation MNFPILSSLILLPIIGSLFLLFSKDKNSNTGKYVALFTSFVNFLISIYLWYQFDPTTSNFQFVEDREWLKGFINYKVGIDGISILFIILTSLITPLCIISVNNTIKDRLRDFLIAILVMESLMIGVFCSLDLVIFYLFFEAGLIPMFLIIGIWGGTRRVYSAFKFFLYTLLGSVLMLIAIISIYWISGTTDITQLYDLGIDSKYQNLLWLAFFSSFAVKTPMWPVHTWLPDAHVEAPTAGSVLLAAILLKMAGYGFIRFSLGLFPVASELFTPLVYTLSLIAIVYTSLVALMQEDMKKLIAYSSVAHMGFVTLGIFTITQQGIEGSIVQMISHGLVSAALFLCVGVVYDRMHSRLIATYGGLVSIMPKYSILFMLFTLAALGLPGTSGFIGEFLVLMGAFKDNFLVAVIASLGVIFGAAYMLWLYRRVVFGEVKNKELLKIPDLDNSEKLILWCLAIPVIFFGFYPEPLLSTTEISVKHLIEMYNFNLNMNITEVQN, via the coding sequence ATGAACTTTCCAATTTTATCATCTTTAATTTTACTACCTATAATTGGGTCTTTATTTTTATTATTTTCAAAAGATAAAAATTCTAATACAGGTAAATATGTTGCTTTATTTACTTCATTTGTTAACTTTTTGATTTCTATATATCTTTGGTATCAGTTCGATCCAACTACATCTAATTTTCAATTTGTCGAAGATAGAGAATGGTTAAAAGGATTTATTAATTACAAAGTAGGTATTGATGGAATATCGATTTTATTTATTATTCTAACTTCACTGATAACTCCACTTTGCATAATCTCAGTAAACAATACAATTAAAGACAGACTAAGAGATTTTTTAATTGCTATCTTAGTAATGGAAAGTTTAATGATCGGAGTTTTCTGTTCCCTTGACCTTGTTATATTTTATTTATTTTTTGAAGCTGGGTTGATACCTATGTTTTTAATAATTGGAATATGGGGTGGAACCAGAAGAGTATATTCAGCATTTAAATTTTTCTTATACACTTTGCTGGGTTCTGTTTTAATGTTAATTGCTATAATTTCGATCTACTGGATATCAGGAACCACAGATATAACTCAGCTTTATGATCTTGGTATAGACAGCAAATATCAAAATTTACTATGGTTAGCATTCTTTAGTTCTTTTGCTGTCAAAACACCAATGTGGCCTGTACACACTTGGTTGCCTGATGCACACGTTGAAGCTCCAACTGCTGGCTCTGTTTTACTTGCAGCTATATTACTTAAAATGGCTGGTTATGGTTTTATTAGGTTTTCTTTAGGTTTATTTCCAGTAGCTTCCGAATTGTTTACACCACTAGTTTACACTTTAAGTTTAATTGCAATTGTGTACACGTCTCTAGTTGCATTGATGCAAGAAGATATGAAAAAGTTAATAGCATATTCTTCAGTTGCACATATGGGTTTTGTTACATTGGGTATTTTTACAATTACCCAACAAGGAATTGAAGGAAGTATAGTTCAAATGATAAGTCATGGCTTGGTTTCAGCAGCATTGTTTTTATGTGTTGGAGTTGTTTATGACCGAATGCACTCTAGGTTAATAGCAACTTATGGTGGCTTAGTTTCAATTATGCCAAAATATTCAATATTATTTATGCTTTTCACTTTAGCTGCATTAGGCTTACCTGGTACTAGTGGTTTTATAGGTGAATTTTTAGTATTAATGGGCGCATTTAAGGATAACTTTTTAGTGGCAGTTATAGCAAGTTTAGGAGTTATTTTTGGAGCCGCATACATGTTATGGCTATATAGAAGAGTTGTATTTGGAGAAGTTAAAAATAAAGAACTCTTAAAAATACCTGACCTTGATAATTCAGAAAAATTAATTTTATGGTGTTTAGCAATACCAGTTATATTTTTTGGATTTTATCCAGAACCACTCCTTAGTACAACTGAAATTTCAGTAAAACATTTAATAGAGATGTACAATTTTAACTTAAATATGAATATAACTGAGGTACAAAATTAA
- the nuoL gene encoding NADH-quinone oxidoreductase subunit L — translation MEIVLLFLPLLASITSGFFGKYLGDRNSEIVTSLFVSISALLSIVLFYQVIVNGYENNVVVATWINSGTLDVNWSIKVDALSSIMLVVVTLVSALVHIYSIGYMSHDPHKPRFMAYLSLFTFSMLALVTADNFLQLFFGWEGVGLCSYFLIGFWFKKETANAAAIKAFVVNRVGDFGFALGIFLIFYLFGTVNYAEVFNQIPQIVEKKLLFLEINVGAIDLICILLFIGAMGKSAQIFLHTWLPDAMEGPTPVSALIHAATMVTAGVFLVVRCSPIFEYSPLTLNIITIVGMTTAFFAATVALVQTDIKKIIAYSTCSQLGYMFFAAGVGAYNVAMFHLFTHAFFKALLFLGSGSVIHSFNDEQNINQMGGVYKKLPYTYVFMIIGTLALTGFPFLSGFYSKDAIIEFAYLKGNTTGYYAAGIGILTAVLTSIYSWRLIFKTFHGDYNNKKTNINEIHESPLVMLLPLFILAIGAIFAGFLFKDLFIGHSGENSFWGDSIKFLNPLSTKHPPLWFLLMTPALVLTSIPIAYYLFVKNKNVTHQIAESNKPLHNFLINKWYFDELYNVLFIKFSKKLGLFFWKIVDVKIIDKFGPDGVSSLIKSLSIKASKFQSGFIYQYAFMILLGFSALLTFLILK, via the coding sequence ATGGAGATTGTATTATTATTTCTTCCCTTATTAGCTTCAATAACTTCTGGTTTCTTTGGTAAATATTTGGGTGATAGAAATTCAGAGATTGTAACTAGTCTTTTTGTATCAATTTCAGCACTTCTCTCAATTGTATTATTCTATCAAGTAATTGTTAACGGATATGAAAACAATGTAGTTGTAGCAACTTGGATTAACTCTGGAACCTTAGATGTTAATTGGTCTATTAAAGTCGACGCTTTATCCTCAATTATGCTCGTTGTTGTAACTTTAGTTTCAGCATTAGTGCACATTTACTCAATTGGTTATATGTCTCACGATCCACATAAGCCAAGATTCATGGCTTATTTATCTCTTTTTACTTTTTCAATGTTAGCATTAGTTACCGCTGACAATTTCCTTCAGTTATTTTTTGGATGGGAAGGGGTGGGTCTTTGCTCTTATTTCTTGATTGGCTTTTGGTTTAAGAAAGAAACAGCTAATGCCGCTGCTATAAAAGCTTTTGTAGTAAATAGAGTAGGAGATTTTGGTTTTGCCTTAGGAATTTTTTTAATTTTTTATTTATTTGGCACCGTAAACTATGCAGAAGTTTTTAATCAAATCCCACAAATTGTTGAAAAAAAACTTTTATTTTTAGAAATTAATGTTGGAGCAATTGATTTAATTTGTATTCTTTTATTTATAGGGGCCATGGGTAAATCAGCACAAATTTTCTTACACACTTGGTTACCAGATGCAATGGAAGGCCCCACACCTGTTTCAGCTTTAATTCATGCAGCCACAATGGTTACTGCTGGCGTTTTTTTAGTTGTAAGATGCTCTCCAATTTTTGAATATTCACCTCTTACACTCAATATAATTACAATTGTTGGAATGACTACTGCTTTTTTTGCAGCAACAGTAGCTTTAGTACAAACTGATATTAAAAAAATAATCGCTTATTCAACTTGCAGTCAACTAGGCTATATGTTTTTTGCTGCAGGAGTGGGTGCTTATAATGTTGCAATGTTTCATTTATTTACTCATGCCTTTTTTAAAGCTTTACTTTTTTTAGGATCAGGCTCTGTAATTCACTCATTTAATGATGAGCAAAATATTAACCAAATGGGAGGTGTTTATAAAAAACTTCCATACACTTATGTATTTATGATTATAGGAACATTGGCTCTTACTGGGTTTCCATTTTTATCTGGTTTTTATTCTAAAGATGCAATTATAGAATTTGCGTATCTCAAGGGAAATACAACTGGATATTATGCAGCAGGAATAGGAATTTTGACTGCAGTTTTAACGTCAATTTATTCCTGGAGGTTAATTTTTAAAACATTTCATGGAGACTATAATAATAAAAAAACGAATATTAATGAAATACACGAATCTCCATTGGTAATGCTTTTACCTTTATTTATACTTGCTATTGGAGCTATCTTTGCTGGTTTCTTATTTAAAGATTTATTTATTGGTCATAGTGGTGAAAATAGTTTTTGGGGTGATTCAATTAAATTTTTAAATCCATTAAGCACGAAACACCCTCCACTATGGTTTCTTTTAATGACACCAGCACTTGTATTAACCTCTATTCCAATTGCTTATTATTTATTTGTAAAAAATAAAAATGTTACACATCAAATTGCTGAATCTAATAAGCCATTACATAATTTTTTAATAAATAAATGGTATTTTGACGAACTTTATAATGTTTTATTCATTAAATTTTCAAAAAAATTAGGTCTATTTTTTTGGAAGATAGTTGATGTTAAAATTATTGATAAATTTGGACCTGACGGAGTTTCTTCATTAATTAAGAGTTTATCAATAAAAGCAAGTAAATTTCAAAGTGGATTTATTTATCAGTATGCGTTTATGATATTATTAGGATTTTCTGCATTATTAACATTTTTGATTTTGAAATAA